The Mucilaginibacter yixingensis genome window below encodes:
- a CDS encoding GH92 family glycosyl hydrolase — translation MKKILALLLIVATLPAARAQHREQLTDYVNPMIGTAPGSTPSAQKHGEGGEQYGNVIPSVGLPFAMTQWTPQTRRGETKCEPPYLYRDTIFSGIRATHWLSGSCVPDYGSFTVMPLVGKLRLKNAQAPLVHTREIARPGFYQLTIPGLTIRVTATLRCGIMELTMDHADSLYVLISSNSDKGKGAVSVDQKGGSVSVTNQAFRIYQGAGQPAGFSGHSYTRFSKRPARTGVFAAGKLLGGDQVSNQPGMGSYAGFYLKKGERLMLRIGASFTGAAGAKENLQAELGNQTFESISTRARQTWEQALGSIQITDHDQQKKRIFYTALFHALQMPRLYSDVSGAYPMFSHQYQTARMPAGQAYYDDFSMWDIYRAQLPLLTILYPKLTAQLVQSLIIKGTQGGWMPIFPCWNSYTNEMIGDHVAAFMASAYNKGIRGFNVQQGYALLRQNAFEQPSRENYLNGNGRRALPSYLKYGYIPLEDSVKDAFHQQEQVSRTLEYAYDDYALGTLALALGKKADAAVLHGRSLNYRKVIDPQTGFARGRYADGRWITPFYPDKKVWYITEGTPRQYTFYVPQDIDGLSQLLGGGNRLEQALDSLFQKGEYWHGNEPGHQIPFMYNHTRSPWKTQMVVDSLLKAEYNDQPGGLSGNDDAGQMSAWYVLASLGFYPLDPASTNYELCSPQFSKAEIRLAKGKKLVITCRKTSPRAIYIKSLRINGKLFTGHQITHQLFKDGGTMAFLLGDKP, via the coding sequence ATGAAGAAAATACTGGCTTTGTTATTAATTGTAGCCACATTGCCTGCCGCCCGCGCGCAGCACCGGGAGCAATTGACAGACTATGTGAACCCCATGATTGGCACGGCGCCAGGCAGCACACCCTCCGCGCAGAAGCATGGCGAAGGTGGTGAGCAATACGGCAATGTGATTCCATCGGTCGGACTGCCATTTGCCATGACGCAGTGGACGCCGCAAACCCGCAGAGGCGAAACCAAGTGCGAACCGCCCTATCTTTATCGCGATACGATATTTAGCGGCATCCGGGCTACGCACTGGCTCAGCGGCTCCTGTGTGCCAGATTATGGGAGTTTTACGGTGATGCCGCTGGTTGGCAAGCTCCGCCTTAAAAATGCACAAGCACCACTCGTTCACACGCGTGAAATTGCCCGGCCAGGTTTTTACCAGCTAACTATTCCCGGCCTCACCATCAGGGTTACCGCAACGCTGCGTTGTGGCATCATGGAACTGACGATGGATCATGCGGATAGTCTTTATGTGCTCATTTCGTCCAATAGCGATAAAGGCAAGGGGGCAGTGAGCGTAGATCAAAAAGGAGGCAGTGTTTCGGTAACGAATCAGGCGTTTCGTATTTATCAGGGTGCTGGTCAGCCAGCCGGTTTCAGCGGGCACAGTTATACGCGTTTTAGCAAGCGGCCTGCGCGTACGGGTGTTTTTGCGGCTGGGAAACTTTTAGGCGGTGATCAGGTCAGCAATCAGCCGGGTATGGGGAGCTATGCCGGTTTTTATCTGAAGAAAGGCGAGCGGCTCATGCTACGCATCGGTGCATCATTCACCGGTGCGGCAGGAGCTAAAGAGAACTTACAGGCCGAGCTAGGCAACCAAACTTTTGAAAGTATCAGCACCAGGGCCCGGCAAACCTGGGAGCAAGCGCTTGGCAGCATCCAAATAACCGATCATGATCAGCAGAAGAAACGCATATTCTATACGGCGCTCTTCCATGCCCTCCAAATGCCACGTTTATACAGCGATGTCAGCGGGGCTTATCCTATGTTCTCCCATCAGTATCAGACGGCCCGAATGCCAGCCGGACAAGCCTATTATGATGATTTCTCCATGTGGGACATTTACCGCGCTCAGTTGCCCTTGCTAACTATACTTTATCCCAAGCTCACGGCCCAGTTGGTACAGTCGCTCATCATCAAAGGCACCCAAGGGGGCTGGATGCCCATCTTCCCTTGCTGGAACAGCTACACCAATGAGATGATTGGCGACCACGTGGCGGCATTTATGGCGTCAGCCTATAACAAAGGTATCCGCGGATTTAACGTGCAGCAAGGTTATGCGCTCTTACGGCAAAATGCTTTTGAACAGCCATCCAGAGAAAATTATCTGAATGGCAATGGCCGTCGGGCCCTGCCTTCCTATCTAAAATATGGCTATATCCCGCTGGAAGATTCGGTAAAAGATGCTTTTCATCAACAAGAGCAGGTATCCAGAACTTTAGAGTATGCTTATGATGATTATGCTTTAGGCACCCTGGCATTGGCTTTAGGCAAAAAAGCAGATGCGGCGGTTTTGCACGGACGCTCATTGAACTACCGGAAAGTAATTGACCCGCAAACTGGTTTTGCCCGCGGCCGCTATGCCGATGGGCGGTGGATCACTCCGTTCTATCCCGATAAAAAGGTGTGGTACATTACCGAGGGGACACCAAGGCAATACACCTTTTATGTACCGCAAGATATAGACGGCCTGAGTCAACTGCTGGGGGGAGGTAACCGGCTGGAGCAAGCGCTGGACAGCCTGTTTCAAAAAGGGGAGTACTGGCATGGTAATGAACCAGGTCACCAGATACCTTTTATGTACAATCACACCCGTTCGCCCTGGAAAACCCAGATGGTGGTAGATAGTCTGTTGAAGGCAGAATACAACGATCAGCCTGGGGGCCTGAGCGGTAATGACGATGCCGGACAAATGAGTGCATGGTACGTGCTGGCCTCATTAGGTTTTTATCCGTTAGATCCGGCAAGCACCAACTATGAATTATGTAGTCCGCAGTTTAGCAAAGCCGAAATCAGGCTGGCTAAGGGAAAAAAACTGGTGATCACCTGCAGGAAGACATCGCCCAGGGCGATATACATAAAATCGCTACGCATCAACGGTAAGCTGTTTACGGGGCATCAGATCACACATCAGCTATTTAAAGACGGCGGGACGATGGCGTTTTTGCTGGGAGACAAGCCTTAA